A single region of the Brachypodium distachyon strain Bd21 chromosome 3, Brachypodium_distachyon_v3.0, whole genome shotgun sequence genome encodes:
- the LOC100821030 gene encoding dihydroneopterin aldolase 1, with product MAEEEAPAAGKLGGDKLVLRGMQFHGFHGVKQEEKKLGQKFVVDVDAWTDLAAAGDSDDISDTVSYTDIYRIAKGVVEGPPHNLLESVAQSIASSTLLKFPQISAVRVKVGKPHVAVQGVVDYLGVEILRYRKA from the exons atggcggaggaggaggcgccggcggcgggcaagCTCGGCGGCGACAAACTGGTCCTGCGTGGGATGCAGTTCCACGGGTTCCACGGCGTGAagcaggaggagaagaagttgGGCCAGAAGTTCGTCGTCGACGTCGACGCCTGGaccgacctcgccgccgcagggGACTCCGACGACATCTCCGACACCGTCAGCTACACCGACATCTACAG GATAGCCAAGGGTGTCGTAGAAGGCCCGCCACACAATCTTCTGGAGTCGGTGGCTCAATCGATTGCCAGCTCCACGCTGCTCAAGTTCCCTCAGATCTCCGCCGTTCGAGTGAAGGTCGGGAAGCCTCATGTCGCGGTACAAGGCGTCGTCGACTACTTGGGGGTGGAGATACTGAGGTACAGGAAAGCATAG
- the LOC100821331 gene encoding probable protein S-acyltransferase 19 isoform X1: protein MARKNGWQLPAHTFQIVAITVFFLLVIAFYAFFAPFLGKKILEYLAVGIYTPVAFAVFILYIRCTSINPADPGIMSKFEEGFCNATENNTGLQGMNLRTKADTATNSPASICRSSVDGRGLAAGDTNLNSRAPPPGSSGCCFLRGLICALFVKEDCRKFDDSDHEVDVEDALFCTLCNAEVRHFSKHCRSCDKCVDGFDHHCRWLNNCVGHKNYFTFIALMITSLLWLAIELGVGIAVLVLCFVNKNAEIIIQDKLGNGLTRPPFVTIVGIFTLLSLVACVPLGELFFFHMLLIRKGITTYEYVVAMRAMSEAPQDDEEEQGVNIINSPTNSATTGFSAGSSLGLHYKGAWCTPPRVFIDQDEVIPHLERGNIPSTVDPDAGGHTERASKAKKQVKISAWKLAKLDGNEAMKAVARARASSSVLRPIDAHGGGHDADRSSSGNVSVRSSTSIDYSASREQKGSPKPPSPRCLASQEDDCETGTQDASSMSSPVHLHKLAPHAQANAPPHMPPPPERPAPAIPRPPVLPTMQATNLMFRSAATPHVRENRRASVVWDQDAGRYVSVAPAPSRPGGAAADQQVRTTRFLANTGGEAGRTLAPMNASSSAMPSGQPSERLTYSGQSIFFGGPVLGAAAESRTSEANARARPDDMRELNADQGEIRGRAAESLPVFAPGTSHKNPPSNR, encoded by the exons ATGGCGAGGAAGAATGGATGGCAACTCCCAGCACACACATTCCAG ATCGTTGCAATTACGGTGTTCTTCCTTTTGGTGATTGCATTTTATGCCTTTTTTGCGCCGTTTCTGGGAAAGAAAATCCTTGAGTATCTTGCAGTTGGTATCTATACTCCTGTG GCATTTGCTGTCTTCATCCTTTATATTCGGTGCACTAGTATAAACCCTGCTGATCCTGGAATCATGTCGAAGTTTGAGGAAGGCTTCTGCAATGCAACAGAAAATAACACTGGCTTGCAGGGCATGAATTTGCGAACAAAAGCTGATACTGCGACAAACTCCCCAGCATCTATTTGTAGGAGCTCTGTAGATGGTCGTGGTTTAGCTGCTGGAGATACAAATCTAAATTCAAGAGCACCACCGCCAGGAAGTTCAGGTTGCTGCTTTCTTAGAGGGCTTATTTGTGCTTTGTTTGTCAAGGAGGATTGTAGGAAGTTTGACGATTCAGATCATGAAGTTGATGTAGAAGATGCATTGTTTTGTACGTTATGTAATGCCGAG GTTCGTCACTTCAGTAAACACTGCAGAAGTTGTGACAAGTGTGTGGATGGATTTGATCACCACTGTCGG TGGCTAAATAACTGTGTCGGACACAAGAACTATTTCACATTTATTGCCCTGATGATTACCAGCCTCCTCTGG CTTGCTATTGAACTTGGAGTAGGCATTGCTGTTCTTGTTTTATGCTTCGTCAACAAGAATGCAGAAATAATTATTCAAGACAAGCTTGGCAACGGTTTAACTCGTCCCCCCTTTGTAACTATTGTA GGCATATTTACTCTTCTTTCTCTAGTTGCTTGCGTACCTTTAGGAgaacttttcttcttccacatGCTATTGATCAGAAAG GGGATCACGACTTATGAATATGTTGTTGCGATGAGAGCTATGAGTGAAGCACCtcaagatgatgaagaagaacagGGTGTAAACATTATTAATTCCCCAACGAATTCAGCAACCACTGGATTCAGCGCCGGAAGCTCACTTGGTCTTCACTACAAGGGTGCATGGTGCACGCCTCCAAGGGTTTTCATTGATCAG GATGAAGTTATCCCACATTTGGAGCGTGGCAATATACCATCTACTGTCGACCCTGACGCTGGAGGACACACTGAAAGGGCAAGCAAAGCGAAGAAGCAAGTCAAAATCAGTGCCTGGAAGCTTGCAAAGCTGGACGGCAACGAGGCGATGAAAGCCGTGGCAAGAGCTCGGGCATCCTCCTCGGTGCTCCGGCCCATAGATGCCCACGGCGGGGGCCATGACGCTGACCGGAGCTCCAGTGGCAATGTCAGTGTCAGGAGCAGCACGAGCATCGATTACAGTGCGTCGAGGGAACAGAAGGGCAGTCCGAAACCGCCTTCTCCTCGGTGCCTTGCGAGCCAGGAGGACGACTGCGAGACGGGAACGCAGGACGCTAGCAGTATGAGCAGCCCAGTGCACCTCCACAAGCTTGCACCTCATGCACAGGCTAATGCGCCACCCCATatgccaccgccaccggaAAGGCCTGCGCCAGCGATACCAAGGCCGCCTGTTCTTCCAACTATGCAGGCAACCAATCTGATGTTCCGGTCTGCAGCGACACCCCATGTCCGGGAGAACCGAAGAGCATCTGTAGTTTGGGATCAAGACGCTGGTCGGTATGTTTCAGTGGCACCGGCACCTTCGAGACCTGGGGGAGCTGCTGCTGATCAACAGGTGAGAACGACACGCTTCTTGGCGAACACAGGTGGCGAGGCAGGCAGAACCCTGGCACCCATGAACGCCTCTTCGTCGGCAATGCCGTCCGGACAGCCTTCCGAGAGGCTCACATACTCCGGACAGTCGATATTCTTTGGCGGCCCTGTTCtcggtgctgctgctgaatCTCGAACGAGTGAAGCGAATGCGAGAGCGCGGCCGGATGACATGAGGGAGCTCAATGCCGACCAGGGGGAGATCAGGGGGCGAGCAGCCGAGTCGCTTCCGGTGTTCGCTCCAGGGACGTCTCATAAGAACCCGCCGTCCAACAGGTGA
- the LOC100821331 gene encoding probable protein S-acyltransferase 19 isoform X2 — protein sequence MARKNGWQLPAHTFQAFAVFILYIRCTSINPADPGIMSKFEEGFCNATENNTGLQGMNLRTKADTATNSPASICRSSVDGRGLAAGDTNLNSRAPPPGSSGCCFLRGLICALFVKEDCRKFDDSDHEVDVEDALFCTLCNAEVRHFSKHCRSCDKCVDGFDHHCRWLNNCVGHKNYFTFIALMITSLLWLAIELGVGIAVLVLCFVNKNAEIIIQDKLGNGLTRPPFVTIVGIFTLLSLVACVPLGELFFFHMLLIRKGITTYEYVVAMRAMSEAPQDDEEEQGVNIINSPTNSATTGFSAGSSLGLHYKGAWCTPPRVFIDQDEVIPHLERGNIPSTVDPDAGGHTERASKAKKQVKISAWKLAKLDGNEAMKAVARARASSSVLRPIDAHGGGHDADRSSSGNVSVRSSTSIDYSASREQKGSPKPPSPRCLASQEDDCETGTQDASSMSSPVHLHKLAPHAQANAPPHMPPPPERPAPAIPRPPVLPTMQATNLMFRSAATPHVRENRRASVVWDQDAGRYVSVAPAPSRPGGAAADQQVRTTRFLANTGGEAGRTLAPMNASSSAMPSGQPSERLTYSGQSIFFGGPVLGAAAESRTSEANARARPDDMRELNADQGEIRGRAAESLPVFAPGTSHKNPPSNR from the exons ATGGCGAGGAAGAATGGATGGCAACTCCCAGCACACACATTCCAG GCATTTGCTGTCTTCATCCTTTATATTCGGTGCACTAGTATAAACCCTGCTGATCCTGGAATCATGTCGAAGTTTGAGGAAGGCTTCTGCAATGCAACAGAAAATAACACTGGCTTGCAGGGCATGAATTTGCGAACAAAAGCTGATACTGCGACAAACTCCCCAGCATCTATTTGTAGGAGCTCTGTAGATGGTCGTGGTTTAGCTGCTGGAGATACAAATCTAAATTCAAGAGCACCACCGCCAGGAAGTTCAGGTTGCTGCTTTCTTAGAGGGCTTATTTGTGCTTTGTTTGTCAAGGAGGATTGTAGGAAGTTTGACGATTCAGATCATGAAGTTGATGTAGAAGATGCATTGTTTTGTACGTTATGTAATGCCGAG GTTCGTCACTTCAGTAAACACTGCAGAAGTTGTGACAAGTGTGTGGATGGATTTGATCACCACTGTCGG TGGCTAAATAACTGTGTCGGACACAAGAACTATTTCACATTTATTGCCCTGATGATTACCAGCCTCCTCTGG CTTGCTATTGAACTTGGAGTAGGCATTGCTGTTCTTGTTTTATGCTTCGTCAACAAGAATGCAGAAATAATTATTCAAGACAAGCTTGGCAACGGTTTAACTCGTCCCCCCTTTGTAACTATTGTA GGCATATTTACTCTTCTTTCTCTAGTTGCTTGCGTACCTTTAGGAgaacttttcttcttccacatGCTATTGATCAGAAAG GGGATCACGACTTATGAATATGTTGTTGCGATGAGAGCTATGAGTGAAGCACCtcaagatgatgaagaagaacagGGTGTAAACATTATTAATTCCCCAACGAATTCAGCAACCACTGGATTCAGCGCCGGAAGCTCACTTGGTCTTCACTACAAGGGTGCATGGTGCACGCCTCCAAGGGTTTTCATTGATCAG GATGAAGTTATCCCACATTTGGAGCGTGGCAATATACCATCTACTGTCGACCCTGACGCTGGAGGACACACTGAAAGGGCAAGCAAAGCGAAGAAGCAAGTCAAAATCAGTGCCTGGAAGCTTGCAAAGCTGGACGGCAACGAGGCGATGAAAGCCGTGGCAAGAGCTCGGGCATCCTCCTCGGTGCTCCGGCCCATAGATGCCCACGGCGGGGGCCATGACGCTGACCGGAGCTCCAGTGGCAATGTCAGTGTCAGGAGCAGCACGAGCATCGATTACAGTGCGTCGAGGGAACAGAAGGGCAGTCCGAAACCGCCTTCTCCTCGGTGCCTTGCGAGCCAGGAGGACGACTGCGAGACGGGAACGCAGGACGCTAGCAGTATGAGCAGCCCAGTGCACCTCCACAAGCTTGCACCTCATGCACAGGCTAATGCGCCACCCCATatgccaccgccaccggaAAGGCCTGCGCCAGCGATACCAAGGCCGCCTGTTCTTCCAACTATGCAGGCAACCAATCTGATGTTCCGGTCTGCAGCGACACCCCATGTCCGGGAGAACCGAAGAGCATCTGTAGTTTGGGATCAAGACGCTGGTCGGTATGTTTCAGTGGCACCGGCACCTTCGAGACCTGGGGGAGCTGCTGCTGATCAACAGGTGAGAACGACACGCTTCTTGGCGAACACAGGTGGCGAGGCAGGCAGAACCCTGGCACCCATGAACGCCTCTTCGTCGGCAATGCCGTCCGGACAGCCTTCCGAGAGGCTCACATACTCCGGACAGTCGATATTCTTTGGCGGCCCTGTTCtcggtgctgctgctgaatCTCGAACGAGTGAAGCGAATGCGAGAGCGCGGCCGGATGACATGAGGGAGCTCAATGCCGACCAGGGGGAGATCAGGGGGCGAGCAGCCGAGTCGCTTCCGGTGTTCGCTCCAGGGACGTCTCATAAGAACCCGCCGTCCAACAGGTGA